A region from the Paludicola sp. MB14-C6 genome encodes:
- a CDS encoding class I SAM-dependent methyltransferase translates to MPNGIKDYYNLVQMPWGKMFYDIAYKQLNISNDTRLKILDFGSGFGVTANYYAKNHNVIAIEPNQEMINMSFNENTYTLIKGDVKILKQFDDEFDVVICHNVLEYAPNQKEIFSQLVRVLKPKGKLSIIKHNTLGRAMAAAVFDDNPQAALDLISDNINKEKSSTFGNRNLYTNDQIIAWTNENDIKLSQVLGIRAFFGITKNNNIKFGEKWYDKMLELEMLASCMDEFKAIAFFNHLIFEKK, encoded by the coding sequence ATGCCAAATGGAATTAAAGATTATTATAATTTAGTGCAGATGCCTTGGGGCAAAATGTTTTATGATATAGCTTATAAACAACTGAATATATCCAACGATACTAGACTTAAAATTTTGGATTTCGGAAGTGGTTTTGGAGTAACTGCAAATTACTATGCTAAAAATCATAATGTTATAGCAATAGAGCCTAACCAGGAAATGATTAATATGAGTTTCAATGAAAATACATACACATTAATTAAAGGCGATGTTAAAATCCTAAAACAATTCGACGATGAATTTGATGTAGTAATTTGCCATAATGTTCTTGAGTATGCACCAAATCAAAAAGAGATTTTTTCTCAGCTTGTAAGAGTGCTAAAGCCTAAAGGGAAATTGTCTATTATAAAGCATAACACTTTGGGTAGAGCTATGGCGGCAGCAGTTTTCGATGATAACCCTCAAGCTGCTTTAGATTTAATTTCGGACAATATTAATAAAGAAAAGAGTAGTACTTTCGGAAACAGGAACTTATATACAAATGATCAAATAATTGCTTGGACAAATGAAAATGACATTAAATTATCTCAAGTATTAGGGATAAGGGCATTTTTCGGTATAACCAAAAATAACAATATTAAATTCGGTGAAAAATGGTACGATAAAATGTTAGAACTTGAAATGCTTGCAAGTTGTATGGACGAGTTTAAGGCTATTGCATTTTTTAATCATTTAATATTTGAAAAGAAGTAA
- a CDS encoding nucleoside triphosphate pyrophosphohydrolase translates to MSTKIYNKLVRDKIPEIIEADGKTCTTEFLSDEKYIEMLDEKLNEELAEYQESKDIEELVDMLEVMYAIATARGYSQEQFEAIRKQKADKRGGFEKKILLLEVKCP, encoded by the coding sequence ATGAGTACAAAAATCTACAACAAACTCGTTCGTGATAAAATACCAGAGATAATTGAAGCTGACGGCAAGACCTGTACTACGGAATTTTTGTCTGATGAAAAGTACATAGAGATGCTTGATGAAAAGCTAAATGAGGAACTCGCTGAGTATCAAGAAAGTAAAGACATTGAAGAACTTGTTGATATGCTTGAGGTAATGTATGCCATAGCCACAGCAAGGGGATATTCGCAAGAACAGTTTGAAGCTATTCGAAAGCAAAAAGCAGACAAGCGTGGCGGGTTTGAGAAGAAGATACTATTGCTGGAGGTTAAGTGTCCATGA
- a CDS encoding MmcQ/YjbR family DNA-binding protein: MTPQQIIDYCLAKKGAYIDYPFGPDVVVIKVGKTSERSGRIFAQIFKLKDIDTVTLNCDIMTGQFYRDLLPNIVVRGYHCPAVQQPYFNTFPLTDDVPDELIIEMIEHSYKTVLNKLPKYVQKSLKS; this comes from the coding sequence ATGACACCACAACAAATAATTGACTATTGTCTTGCAAAAAAAGGTGCGTACATAGATTATCCTTTCGGACCTGATGTGGTAGTAATTAAGGTTGGAAAAACAAGCGAGCGTTCTGGTAGAATTTTTGCACAGATTTTTAAGCTCAAAGATATTGACACGGTCACTCTAAATTGTGATATAATGACAGGTCAATTTTATCGTGATTTGCTACCAAATATAGTTGTGCGTGGGTATCATTGCCCAGCAGTTCAGCAACCGTATTTTAATACTTTCCCGTTAACCGACGATGTGCCTGATGAACTTATAATTGAAATGATAGAACATAGCTACAAAACGGTTTTAAATAAACTTCCGAAATATGTTCAGAAAAGTTTGAAGAGTTAG
- a CDS encoding (deoxy)nucleoside triphosphate pyrophosphohydrolase, protein MIEVVAALIWDNNKFLICQRPKNKACALLWEFVGGKVEKGETKEHALIRECKEELDITLSVGEIFTEVTHTYPDITVHITLFNATIAEGQPKMIEHNDIKWIQISEIDDFEFCPADVKILRRLKDEYKNLQQTRS, encoded by the coding sequence ATGATTGAAGTAGTGGCGGCATTAATATGGGATAATAATAAATTTTTAATCTGTCAACGTCCTAAGAACAAGGCGTGCGCATTGCTGTGGGAATTTGTAGGCGGTAAGGTTGAAAAAGGTGAAACCAAAGAACACGCTTTGATTCGTGAATGTAAAGAAGAACTTGATATCACTCTTTCGGTTGGCGAAATTTTTACAGAAGTTACTCATACATATCCGGACATTACCGTTCATATAACGTTATTTAATGCAACAATAGCAGAAGGCCAACCCAAAATGATAGAACATAATGATATTAAATGGATACAGATTAGTGAGATTGATGATTTTGAGTTTTGCCCAGCAGATGTGAAAATTTTGAGGAGGCTTAAAGATGAGTACAAAAATCTACAACAAACTCGTTCGTGA
- a CDS encoding phospholipase D-like domain-containing protein, translating into MLKPGLYEQVINKEIDAELITLEDKFSQTASIDKAEGSKILAKYIAEIIEKGLDNVRDNGGDVVAQVDLANKIVSTIINETNEADFDTLKISERAEQLLALLDKKNSVLWLNEKAQVTRPETSIAQSSLFTGAIHEPQMFTELKKEIVSANRIDMLVSFIKWSGLRLIIDELSEFTKNGGELRIITTSYMGATDVKAIEELRKLPNTKIKVSYDTNRTRLHAKTYVFYRDTGFTTAYVGSSNLSNVAISSGLEWNVKVTKKDLPETIDKIKATFESYWNASEFEYYCEGQKERLARALKAEKYFDNNNECDYTFDITPYSYQQEILDKLEAERTVLL; encoded by the coding sequence ATGCTTAAGCCAGGACTATACGAACAAGTTATCAACAAAGAAATTGATGCGGAGCTTATCACTTTAGAGGATAAGTTCTCTCAAACTGCTTCGATTGATAAAGCGGAAGGCTCCAAGATTTTGGCGAAGTATATCGCTGAAATTATTGAAAAAGGCCTTGATAATGTTCGTGATAATGGCGGAGATGTTGTGGCTCAAGTTGACCTTGCAAATAAAATCGTGTCAACAATTATAAACGAAACAAATGAAGCTGATTTTGACACGCTTAAAATTTCGGAGCGTGCCGAACAGCTTCTTGCTCTTTTAGATAAGAAAAACAGTGTTTTGTGGTTAAATGAAAAGGCACAAGTCACTCGCCCAGAAACATCTATTGCTCAAAGTAGTCTTTTTACAGGCGCCATTCACGAGCCACAGATGTTCACCGAGCTTAAAAAAGAAATTGTATCCGCAAACCGCATTGATATGCTTGTATCCTTTATTAAGTGGAGCGGATTGCGACTTATTATTGATGAACTTTCGGAATTTACGAAAAATGGTGGTGAGCTTCGTATCATTACCACCTCATATATGGGTGCGACCGATGTGAAAGCCATTGAAGAACTTAGAAAACTGCCAAACACCAAAATCAAGGTGAGCTATGACACAAACCGAACTCGTCTACACGCTAAAACTTACGTTTTTTATCGTGACACAGGTTTCACTACTGCATATGTGGGTTCGTCTAATCTATCCAATGTCGCTATTTCAAGTGGACTTGAATGGAATGTGAAAGTGACCAAAAAGGATTTGCCTGAAACTATAGACAAAATTAAAGCCACCTTTGAAAGCTATTGGAATGCAAGTGAATTTGAATATTACTGTGAAGGACAAAAAGAACGTCTTGCAAGAGCGTTAAAGGCAGAGAAATACTTTGATAACAATAACGAATGTGACTACACATTTGACATCACGCCGTATTCTTATCAGCAAGAAATTTTGGATAAATTAGAGGCAGAACGCACAGTCCTATTATAA
- a CDS encoding AraC family transcriptional regulator — MDMLKRLNLAIAYIEENLCDKIDFDEVVKIACVSKDSFMRFFSYMTGMTLHEYIRRRKLTLAAYELQNGKEKIIDIAIKYGWDSADAFTKAFVKQHNITPTMARKRDEALKIYPPASFYIMIKGAKEMDFRIIELEETEVYGVSKQFIGQGYKTREELRHEMWADDCDNVPGRICTGHWNEHNNHSFDGVWYGIWQDGKYMIAREKADTNNNALEKIIISSGTYAAFKTDCGGLAWEEFPKLRELIFESWLPNSEYRQKEDIAIEVLHLWTDRDIRNKNRYYEVWIPVVKK; from the coding sequence ATGGATATGTTAAAACGACTTAACCTTGCAATTGCTTATATCGAAGAAAATCTGTGTGATAAAATTGATTTTGATGAAGTTGTTAAGATAGCTTGTGTGTCAAAAGATAGCTTTATGCGATTTTTTAGCTACATGACAGGTATGACGCTACATGAATATATACGTAGAAGGAAATTGACACTTGCCGCCTATGAGCTTCAAAACGGCAAAGAAAAAATAATTGATATTGCTATAAAATATGGTTGGGATAGTGCTGATGCCTTCACGAAAGCATTCGTTAAGCAGCATAACATTACACCGACAATGGCACGGAAACGGGATGAAGCATTAAAAATATATCCGCCTGCTTCCTTCTATATTATGATAAAAGGAGCAAAAGAGATGGATTTCAGAATAATTGAACTTGAAGAAACAGAGGTCTACGGCGTATCAAAGCAATTTATCGGACAAGGATACAAAACGAGAGAAGAGTTGCGGCATGAAATGTGGGCAGATGATTGTGATAATGTTCCGGGACGAATTTGTACTGGTCATTGGAATGAACACAATAATCATTCTTTCGATGGCGTATGGTATGGTATATGGCAGGACGGCAAATACATGATTGCTAGAGAAAAAGCTGATACAAATAACAATGCACTTGAAAAGATTATTATTTCTTCAGGAACTTATGCGGCTTTTAAAACCGATTGTGGGGGCCTCGCATGGGAGGAGTTCCCTAAACTTAGAGAGTTAATATTTGAATCATGGTTGCCAAACTCTGAATATAGACAAAAAGAAGATATTGCAATTGAGGTTCTTCACCTTTGGACGGATCGTGACATACGCAATAAGAATAGATATTATGAAGTTTGGATTCCTGTCGTTAAGAAGTAA
- a CDS encoding metallophosphoesterase family protein codes for MKLALLADIHGNYMALEACLNYIEQNNFDGIIFLGDYITDCPYPQKTISLLKNAMKVHQCWFIRGNREEYMINHHKNSNDNWCYSSQTGSLLYTYENLSNDDITFFENMPIFNTINFKSCKHIVICHGSPTSIREMLLEGEENSNNCLETLEADYLFCGHTHDPFKYKYKGKILTNCGSVGLPTNNQINSQFTAIEFMSNKWKIDLILVPYNIDSLVNDFEESGIYDKGFWWSKSIVKTLQTGVNYSMLCIQKANELAGQRNERLSEKHWEMAAKELYL; via the coding sequence ATGAAACTTGCACTATTAGCTGATATTCATGGCAATTACATGGCACTTGAAGCTTGTTTAAATTATATCGAGCAAAACAATTTTGATGGAATTATCTTTTTAGGTGATTATATTACCGACTGTCCATACCCACAGAAAACAATTTCACTATTAAAAAATGCAATGAAAGTACATCAATGTTGGTTTATAAGAGGAAATCGTGAAGAATATATGATAAACCATCATAAAAACTCAAATGATAATTGGTGCTATTCCTCACAAACTGGTTCTTTGCTTTATACATATGAAAACTTATCCAATGATGATATTACTTTTTTTGAGAATATGCCAATATTTAATACTATTAATTTTAAAAGCTGTAAACATATTGTTATATGTCACGGCTCACCAACAAGCATAAGGGAAATGCTTTTAGAAGGTGAAGAGAATTCTAATAATTGTCTTGAAACGCTTGAAGCAGATTATTTATTTTGCGGACATACTCATGACCCTTTTAAGTATAAATATAAAGGTAAGATACTTACAAATTGTGGAAGCGTTGGCTTGCCAACAAACAACCAAATAAATTCACAATTTACTGCTATAGAATTTATGAGTAACAAATGGAAAATAGACTTGATTTTAGTACCTTACAATATAGATAGTCTTGTCAATGACTTTGAAGAAAGTGGTATTTATGATAAGGGCTTTTGGTGGTCTAAGTCTATTGTAAAAACCTTACAAACGGGAGTAAATTATTCAATGCTATGTATTCAAAAAGCAAATGAATTGGCAGGTCAACGCAACGAACGTTTATCTGAAAAGCATTGGGAAATGGCGGCGAAAGAGTTGTATCTTTAA
- a CDS encoding serine hydrolase domain-containing protein — MNLDNIVGGNFRGCVLVCNGKNEVYKKVSGYADFANQIPNTFDTKFATASAGKVFVAVAILQLVEKGLLKLDDKIGDILDFDLNKIDPNITIEDLLTHTSGIPDYFDESVMEEYEKLWMDFPNYKIRSNKDLLPLFIDKPMMYPHGSKFQYNNTGFVVLAIILESISRKSFDEYLNQHIFEPCQMKDTGYYELDRLPAKCANSYIFDEEREEYRTNIYSVDAKGTGAGGAFTTVYDIKLFWEHLLSEKLLSKSTTANMLAHHSGENNELYGYGIWLKKNNNNLIPFFTGSDPGVSFISSYDIQKELLIVLVSNYEDNVWQLCRNIAEYLDE, encoded by the coding sequence GTGAATTTAGATAATATTGTAGGTGGAAATTTTAGGGGATGTGTTTTAGTATGCAATGGTAAAAATGAAGTCTATAAAAAAGTCAGTGGGTATGCCGATTTTGCTAACCAAATACCGAATACTTTTGATACAAAATTTGCAACAGCATCAGCTGGAAAAGTTTTTGTAGCCGTAGCTATACTACAATTAGTTGAAAAAGGTTTATTAAAACTTGATGATAAAATTGGTGATATTTTAGATTTTGATTTAAACAAAATCGATCCAAATATCACAATAGAAGATCTTCTCACTCATACCTCGGGAATACCAGATTATTTTGATGAAAGCGTTATGGAAGAGTACGAAAAGCTTTGGATGGATTTCCCCAACTATAAAATTCGATCAAACAAAGATTTATTACCACTATTTATTGACAAGCCAATGATGTATCCTCATGGTAGCAAGTTTCAATATAATAACACCGGCTTTGTTGTATTGGCTATCATTCTTGAGAGTATATCAAGAAAGTCATTTGATGAATATCTTAATCAACATATATTTGAACCATGTCAAATGAAAGATACTGGCTACTATGAGTTGGATAGGCTTCCTGCAAAATGTGCCAATAGCTATATTTTTGATGAGGAAAGAGAAGAATATCGCACAAATATTTATTCTGTAGATGCAAAGGGAACTGGCGCAGGTGGGGCATTTACAACCGTATATGATATAAAATTATTTTGGGAACATTTATTATCGGAGAAATTACTTTCTAAGTCCACGACAGCGAATATGCTTGCTCATCATAGTGGAGAAAATAATGAGTTATATGGCTATGGAATTTGGCTTAAAAAGAATAATAATAATTTAATTCCCTTCTTTACTGGTTCGGACCCAGGTGTTAGCTTTATTTCTAGTTATGACATTCAAAAAGAACTGCTGATTGTTTTAGTGAGTAATTATGAAGATAATGTTTGGCAATTATGTAGGAATATAGCTGAATACTTAGATGAATGA
- a CDS encoding AAA family ATPase: MKKLIFINGTMGVGKTTTCRELKKLLPKNVFLDGDWCWDMSPFIVNDETKSMVISNICFLLNNFIKCSEYENIIFCWVMHEQSIIDTVLSALDISNVSVKLFSLVADKASLEKRLEEDIQNGIRTADVIERSVKRIEKYNSLNTEKIDVSNITPMQAAEILVTRI, from the coding sequence ATGAAAAAGTTAATATTTATAAATGGAACAATGGGAGTTGGTAAAACGACCACTTGTAGGGAGTTAAAAAAGCTATTACCTAAGAATGTATTTTTGGATGGTGATTGGTGTTGGGATATGAGCCCTTTTATTGTAAACGACGAAACTAAATCAATGGTCATAAGCAATATATGTTTCCTATTGAACAATTTTATTAAGTGTTCAGAATATGAAAACATCATTTTTTGCTGGGTTATGCACGAACAAAGCATTATTGATACCGTTTTGTCAGCTCTTGACATCAGCAATGTTTCTGTAAAACTATTTTCTTTGGTTGCAGATAAGGCTTCGTTGGAGAAAAGATTGGAAGAAGACATTCAAAATGGTATTAGAACTGCGGACGTAATAGAACGAAGCGTCAAACGTATAGAAAAATATAATTCATTAAATACAGAAAAAATTGATGTAAGTAATATTACACCAATGCAAGCCGCTGAGATATTAGTAACAAGAATATGA
- a CDS encoding NERD domain-containing protein: protein MNILIDFWYVWALFAIAIILKLFQPVIKGFVGEKTISTFLSFLPQNEYSILNDIILKTDRGTTQIDHIVVSQYGIFVIETKNYKGWILGKESDEYWTQNIYGKKNKFFNPIRQNYAHTEAIKALLSEYPNAKIIPIVAFSGECELKVNAKSRVVYFSGINKTITKEKENIFTTQEIKEILQIISCADINNKQTRKEHVTKIKHQVQMNKEKISHDICPKCGSKLVLRKSKYGTFKGCSNYPKCCYILK, encoded by the coding sequence ATGAATATTTTAATTGATTTTTGGTATGTATGGGCTCTTTTTGCCATTGCAATAATACTAAAATTATTTCAGCCCGTGATAAAAGGTTTTGTAGGAGAAAAAACAATATCTACATTTCTTTCATTCTTACCGCAAAATGAATACTCGATACTTAACGACATTATACTGAAAACCGACCGGGGTACGACTCAAATTGATCATATCGTTGTATCTCAGTATGGAATTTTTGTAATAGAAACAAAAAATTATAAAGGCTGGATTTTAGGAAAAGAAAGCGATGAATATTGGACACAGAACATATATGGCAAAAAGAATAAGTTTTTTAACCCTATAAGGCAAAATTATGCGCATACCGAGGCAATTAAAGCATTACTATCCGAATACCCTAATGCTAAAATCATACCTATTGTTGCGTTCTCCGGTGAATGCGAATTGAAAGTCAACGCTAAAAGTAGAGTGGTATATTTTAGTGGCATAAACAAAACTATTACTAAAGAAAAAGAGAACATATTTACCACACAAGAAATTAAAGAAATACTACAAATAATTAGCTGTGCCGATATTAACAATAAACAGACTCGAAAAGAACATGTTACAAAAATAAAACATCAAGTGCAAATGAATAAAGAAAAAATATCTCACGATATTTGTCCGAAATGTGGAAGTAAACTTGTCCTTAGAAAATCTAAATACGGAACATTTAAAGGCTGTAGTAACTACCCCAAATGTTGTTATATTTTGAAATAA
- a CDS encoding DUF3427 domain-containing protein has protein sequence MSAFDYKRFKKQNPHKPCRLLFVAHREEILKQSMYTFRGVLKDNNFGEMFVGNYKPESIDNLFISIQTFNSQDFTDKTGEDFYDYIIVDEFHHAAAPTYQKLLTYYKPKILLGLTATPERMDGKSILEYFNNRIAAEIRLPEAIDRKLLCPFQYFGVTNNVDLDNLKWVRGGYDKSELSKIYTISGLVANRRADMVISSILKYVTDIDDVKGLGFCVSIEHAEFMSNYFNNHGIPAMFLTGNSPDDERKAAKQNLVSGNVRFIFVVDIYNEGVDIPEINTVLFLRPTESLTIFLQQLGRGLRLSEDKECLTVLDFIGQANKKYNFEDKFSALLSNTTKSVQREIKEGFVSVPKGCYIQLEKKAQKYILDNIRSSFGAKAGLISRIATFTEDSGLELNLQNFLNYHHLDIRNIYARDSFSRLCVLAGVKDDFSEELEETLTKAFGRFALLDSRSLINFIVEILTSNKAIFTQAEQRMLQMFQFTVWQKPFEECGFSSLMDGVNMVKSCPVLCNELIEILKYNYNKIDFIDESVDVGFDCPLDLHCTYTRDQILVAMDFLKPSTVREGVKYLSDKKADIFFVTLNKSDKDYSPTTMYNDYSINDILFHWQSQSTTADTSATGKRYICHREQENKILLFVREFKNDKVLGTASAYTYLGTADYVSHEGSKPMNITWKLHKPIPAKFLKKTNKLVVG, from the coding sequence ATTTCTGCTTTTGACTATAAAAGATTTAAAAAGCAAAATCCACATAAGCCATGCAGATTATTATTTGTGGCACATCGAGAGGAAATATTAAAGCAGAGTATGTACACCTTTCGTGGTGTGCTCAAGGATAATAATTTTGGAGAAATGTTTGTGGGTAACTATAAACCCGAGAGTATTGACAACCTGTTTATTTCCATTCAGACCTTTAATTCGCAAGATTTTACAGATAAAACCGGTGAAGATTTTTATGACTATATCATCGTGGACGAATTCCACCACGCAGCGGCGCCCACCTATCAAAAACTGCTTACATATTATAAACCTAAAATTCTTTTGGGACTTACTGCTACCCCAGAGCGTATGGACGGTAAAAGCATATTAGAGTATTTTAATAATCGAATTGCCGCAGAAATTAGACTGCCTGAAGCTATTGATAGAAAACTTTTGTGTCCATTCCAGTATTTCGGTGTCACCAACAATGTGGACTTGGATAACCTTAAATGGGTGCGTGGCGGTTATGATAAAAGCGAGCTTTCTAAGATATATACAATAAGCGGATTGGTTGCAAACCGTCGTGCTGATATGGTGATTTCGTCAATTCTAAAATATGTGACGGATATTGACGATGTAAAAGGACTTGGATTTTGTGTGTCTATTGAACACGCAGAGTTTATGTCGAACTATTTTAATAATCATGGGATACCTGCAATGTTTTTGACAGGAAATTCTCCTGATGATGAGAGAAAAGCGGCAAAACAAAATCTTGTCAGCGGTAACGTACGATTTATATTTGTGGTAGATATTTATAACGAGGGCGTGGATATTCCTGAAATTAACACAGTCTTATTTTTAAGACCGACAGAGTCACTGACCATATTTTTGCAGCAGCTCGGTCGTGGTCTTCGCCTTTCTGAAGATAAAGAATGCCTTACCGTTCTTGATTTTATCGGTCAGGCAAACAAGAAATATAACTTTGAAGATAAGTTTTCGGCACTGCTTTCTAACACCACAAAAAGTGTGCAAAGGGAGATAAAAGAAGGCTTTGTTTCAGTTCCAAAAGGCTGTTATATCCAACTTGAAAAGAAAGCTCAGAAGTATATTTTAGATAATATTCGTTCTTCCTTTGGAGCAAAAGCAGGACTCATTTCTCGCATTGCAACCTTTACCGAAGATAGCGGTTTAGAACTTAATTTGCAGAACTTTTTAAATTATCATCATCTTGACATACGAAATATATACGCAAGGGATAGCTTTTCAAGGCTATGTGTTTTAGCCGGTGTAAAAGATGATTTTAGTGAGGAGTTAGAGGAAACACTGACAAAGGCTTTTGGAAGATTTGCTCTTTTGGATTCTCGCAGTTTGATAAATTTTATAGTGGAAATCTTAACAAGCAATAAGGCTATTTTTACACAAGCAGAACAAAGAATGCTTCAGATGTTTCAATTTACAGTGTGGCAAAAGCCGTTTGAAGAATGTGGGTTTTCCTCGCTCATGGACGGCGTAAACATGGTGAAAAGCTGCCCTGTTTTATGCAATGAACTCATTGAGATTTTGAAATATAACTACAATAAAATTGATTTTATTGATGAAAGTGTTGATGTTGGTTTTGATTGTCCGCTGGACTTGCACTGCACCTATACAAGAGATCAGATTTTAGTGGCGATGGATTTTCTAAAGCCGAGCACAGTTCGTGAGGGTGTTAAATATCTAAGCGATAAAAAGGCGGACATTTTCTTTGTGACGCTCAATAAATCCGACAAGGATTATTCACCTACAACTATGTATAATGATTACTCCATAAACGATATTTTGTTCCATTGGCAGAGCCAAAGCACCACAGCAGATACATCAGCGACGGGTAAGCGCTACATATGTCACAGAGAGCAAGAAAACAAAATTTTGCTCTTTGTTCGTGAGTTTAAGAATGATAAAGTTTTAGGTACAGCCAGTGCTTATACCTATCTTGGCACCGCAGATTATGTGAGCCACGAGGGTTCAAAACCTATGAACATTACTTGGAAGTTGCATAAGCCAATCCCTGCAAAATTCCTAAAGAAAACAAATAAATTAGTGGTGGGGTAA
- a CDS encoding GNAT family N-acetyltransferase, whose amino-acid sequence MTLETERLEIVPLSLEKLKLLRDNLKFLEKKLNCVYKGEAIKGFIFEYLEQQIKTISENADSWLYIAFWLLIRKSDRIVVGSAAFKGLPNQNGEIEIGYGLGNEFEHNGYMTECVCEMCKWGFAQNNVKYIIAETDIDGYASQRILQRNGFVRYKFDNSSWWRL is encoded by the coding sequence ATGACATTGGAAACAGAAAGACTAGAGATAGTACCTCTTTCGTTAGAAAAATTAAAGTTATTAAGAGATAATCTAAAATTTCTTGAAAAGAAACTTAATTGTGTGTATAAGGGTGAAGCTATAAAAGGTTTTATTTTTGAATATTTGGAACAACAAATAAAGACTATTTCGGAAAATGCAGATAGTTGGTTATATATTGCCTTTTGGCTTTTAATAAGAAAGTCTGATAGAATTGTGGTGGGTTCTGCTGCATTTAAAGGATTACCAAACCAAAACGGAGAAATAGAGATAGGGTATGGACTTGGTAATGAGTTTGAGCACAATGGATATATGACAGAGTGCGTTTGTGAAATGTGTAAATGGGGTTTTGCACAAAATAACGTAAAGTATATTATCGCAGAAACTGATATTGATGGTTATGCATCACAACGCATATTACAGCGCAATGGTTTTGTTAGATATAAATTTGATAATTCCAGTTGGTGGAGACTATAA